Genomic DNA from Peribacillus simplex:
TTGATCGTTCCCTATACGAATGGCAATCTGCAGGGACACACGATCATGGTTAGCCCATTTACGATGGTGTTTGAAAAAGTGGGACTGGCATTTGCTGCTTCCGTGATGAATGCCATCATTTTGACAGCCGTATTATCCGCTGGTAATTCAAGTCTTTACGTGACAAGCCGAATGTTATACTCAATGGCAAAAGATGGGCTGGCACCGCGTATTTTCGGGAAGCTTAACAAACGCGGCGTTCCCATTTGGGGACTGGTTGTCACTTCACTTGTAGGGATGTTGGCTTTTTTTGCTTCCATTTTCGGTGATGGAGTTATTTATATTTGGCTTATGAATGCGGTTGGAGTCACTGGATTTATATTTTGGCTGGGTATAGCGGCTAGTCATTACCGGTTTAGAAAGGCTTACATTGCCCAAGGGTATTCACTGGACGATCTTCCCTATAAATCTAAATGGTTTCCTTTCGGACCGATATTTTCCTTTGTTCTTTGCTTTTTCGTTTTATTGGCGCAAAACTATCAAGCCTTTCTCGGTGATGGCATAAACTGGGCAAGTGTAATCGCTGCCTATCTTGGCATCCCATTCTTTCTGATAATGTGGCTTGGTTATAAGTTCATTAAGAAAACAAAAGTAATACCGCTAGAGGAATGCCAAATCGATTTTGATGAACATAGGAATGCCAATTAGTATGTATTGATGATATGGATCAGCCTTGAAATGAAATTGTTGTTTCAAGGCTTTTTTCTTTTAATGAAACACATTTCCACGTGTGTCTGCATTAAAATATACCGTAGAAAAAAATAGGATATTCCAATCTTGCCAGTTCCAGAACCGCTAAATATTTACCCATTTTTTATGACTGAAAATCGCTTCTTCCGTTTTTTGGATCATTATAGTTTTAAAAAAAATTGAAAAAAATTTGCGGCGGATGATGGGCGTTTATGATTATAGGAAGCCAAAGTGTTGGTATATCAAGGTTTTTAGAGTCTTTTGGAACCTTTGGAATCGATGGTGAAAATGGGCTTTTTAGGCAAGAATTCCGTCCCACATCATTTGAACTTATATTCATTCTTTGTTAAGGTAATGAAGTACTTTAGGGATACAGGTTCATTCTGAGTGCTTTGACTGAACAAAACTCTAAAATAAAAAACCATTATATTTCAGTTGGTATATGCTGTGCCTGTTAGTTTCCTCAGTTGTATTGCACCTCTTTTCCCTGCAAAGCTCAAATTAAACACATTGGGAATCCCATAATCATATTTCTATGCGTTTTGGTGTTATACTGCACTGCAAGTATCATTCCACCTGGTAAAGGAAATGAAGTACTTTAGAGGGTAGTCGTAAGTCCGTCATCCGGACAAAACTCTAAGTGGAAATCGTTTATATTACAGTTGGTATATGTTGTGCCTGCTAGTTTCCTCAGTTGTGATTGCACCTCTTTTTCCCTACTTGAAATGCTCAATTAATCACACATAATATAATCCAAGTAAAGAACTGCTTCTTGGGAATAATAAATATAGATTATTTTTTCTATGCACGTTATGCCCTGTGCCACTGAATAAGTGTCACTTCCACTTTTTTTTGAAAAAGATTGGGGTAGAATTTCGTTATTTCAAGGTACTTGTGCATTAATAATCATCACTCGCATAAAACGGGGGAATTCAGCAAAACTGAATATCATATGGGCAACTATTAGAATGAGGTGAATTGATGAAGCCGTATGTAGAAGTCAGAAATGTCTCGAAAATTTTTGGCAAATCTCCAAAAGCAGCAACAGACTTATTGAAGCAAGGCAAAACGAAAAAGGAAATCTTGAAAGAAACAGGACAAACGGTCGGAGTGAATAATGTTAATTTCGAGATTTATCCCGGCGAGATTTTTGTCATCATGGGCCTATCCGGAAGCGGGAAATCCACTTTGATCCGCATGTTCAACCGTTTGATCGATCCGACATTGGGTGAAATTTTAATTGATGATGAAGATATCGTGAAGATGAACGCGGCCCGCTTAAGGGAAGTCAGACAAAAGAAGATAAGCATGGTCTTTCAGAACTTTGCTTTATTTCCACATAAAACGATATTGGAAAACGCTGAATTCGGGCTCGAAATTCAAAAAGTAGATCCAGCAAAACGTCATGAAAATGCGATGAAGGCTCTTGAGGCCGTTGGATTGAAAGGCTACGAAAATCAGCTGCCATCCCAGCTTAGCGGCGGTATGCAGCAAAGGGTTGGGTTAGCCCGGGCACTCGCAAGTGATACGGATATCCTATTGATGGATGAAGCCTTCAGTGCCCTTGATCCATTGATTCGTAAGGATATGCAGGATGAGCTGATTCAAATCCAAGATCAGTACAAAAAAACGATCATTTTCATTACACATGACCTTGATGAAGCATTAAGGATAGGGGATAGAATTGCCCTCATGAAAGATGGAAGTGTAATTCAATTGGGAACCCCTGAACAAATCATGATGAATCCAGCCAATGAATTCGTCGAGAAGTTTGTGGAAGATGTTGATCTGTCAAAAGTATTGACAGCGTCTCATGTGATGATACGCCCAGAGAAGATCGCGGTGGACAGAGGTCCGAGGGTTGCCTTGGAAATCATGCGTAAACAAGGGTATTCCAGCATTTTTGTTGTGGATAGAAAGCAGAAGTTATTGGGGGCCGTGACTGCTGAACAGGCTCGTCAGGCAATGAGCAATGACCAATCGATCTCAGAGGTGATGTCAACCGATATCCCAACTGTAAAAGAGGATGAATTACTTGGAAACCTCATGGATGTGATGGCGACTTCAAGCTTGCCAATCTCAGTCATCGATGATCAGAACAGAATTAAAGGAATCCTTCTTCGCGGTGCCGTTATCGGTGCTTTGGCCGGCAATAAAGATTCCTTGAATGAAATGGAGAGTGAATAATTCAATGAATATGCCGAAAATCCCACTAGGAGCTTGGGTCGATTCTTTGGTGGATTGGATAACTATTGTATTTGCTGGATTATTTACATTTATTACAAATGTGATCGAGGGTCTATTGAATATCTTGGTCGATGTAATGAGTGCAGGACCTTCGATCGTTTTAATCATCGTCCTGACCCTTCTAGTTACTTATACAAGCAGATGGCCATTGGGAGTATTTGCATTCATCAGCTTACTATTGATCGATAATCTTGGTTATTGGGAATCAAGCATCCAAACTCTGGCAATCGTTATATTGTCAGGAGCTTTAACCATAGTGATCGGGATTCCGATCGGAATATGGTGTGCCCAAAATAAAACCGTGCGCAATATCGTAACCCCGATCTTGGATTTCATGCAAACGATGCCTGCATTCGTTTATTTGATTCCTTCGATATTATTCTTTGGAATAGGGGTAGTACCTGGGATCATTGCGTCATTCATTTTCGCTATCGCACCGACAATCCGAATGACCAATCTTGGGATTCAGGAAGTGCCTAATGATTTGATCGAGGCATCGGATGCTTTTGGTTCAACCAGCAGCCAAAAGTTATTCAAGGTACAAATACCATTGGCTACTCCAACGATTATGGCAGGAGTTAACCAAAGCATCATGCTCGCACTGTCAATGGTTGTTACAGCCTCATTGGTTGGGGCACCCGGACTTGGGGCTGATGTCTACAGGGCTGTCAGCCAAATTAATGTTGGGCAAGGATTTGAAGCAGGATTATCCATCGTAATCATTGCAATCATTTTAGATCGTATCACGCAAAACCTTCGTAAACCAGCTTACGAACATATCGTTAGCAGGAAAATCATTTTTACAATATTGGCTTTACTTGTTGTAGGTACTGCACTATTCGGTGCTTTTACAAAAGAAAAAGCTGTGAACGGGGATGAAAACAGTCTTGCTGCCAAGGCCAATTATGAAATCATCGGAATTGAACCTGGAGCAGGAATAATGAAGCTGACTAAAACGGCTATAGATGATTATAAGCTGGATGATTGGAACGTGGTTGAAGGGTCATCGGCAGCGATGGTTGCAGAATTGAAAAAAGCAATTGATAAAAAAGAACCAATCGTCGTTACAGGATGGTCACCGCATTGGATGTTCTCGAAATATGACTTGAAATATCTCGAAGATCCGAATGAATCATTCGGCAAGGCTGAAAATATCAATTCGATTGCCAGAAAAGGCCTCGAACAAGATGCACCTGGTGCTTATAAAATTCTTGATCAATTCTTCTGGGATACTAAAGATATGGAAGATGTAATGGTCAAAGTTACTGAAGGCATGTCTCCTTCAGAAGCAGCAGAAAAATGGATAAAGGAAAATCAGGACAAAGTATCCGCATGGACCAAAGGTGCTGAATCAGGAAATGGTGAAAAAATCAAACTGGTTTATGTTGCTTGGGACACGGAAATTGCCAGTACGAATGTGATTGGCAAGGTACTGGAGCAGAATGGCTATGATGTAACATTGAGTCAGGTCGAAGTGGGGCCAATGTTTGCTGGTGTAGCAAACGGAAGTGCGGACGCAATGGTAGCTGCATGGCTCCCGGGAACACATCTTGAATACTATAATAAGTATAAAGATGAAATGGTTGACCTTGGACCAAACTTAAAAGGAACAAAGCTTGGACTGGTCGTACCGGATTACGTCGATATTGATTCGATTGAAGACTTGAAATAAGAATTATCCCCTACAGGTAGACTGAGGAAAAAGAGAACATGAAAAAATGTTCTTAACAGTTTACCTGGGAGGGGATTTTTCTATGGCTAAAAGCAGCAAAGAATTAATGCGAGAGGACAAACGTTTGAAGTTGGATGAGGGTTAGTCATATCGTGAGCGACTTGGTTTAAAAAGTGATATGCAAAAGGCAGGTGTCCAATAAAGCCTTTTGAAGATAAACGTGATGTGTGGAAGAAAAAGTTAGCCACAAATTCTGTTCATGTAAGGCCTATCCAGTCTCTTTGAGCCTGGCTTAGGATTGAACTGAAGGACGACACATACATCCAGTTTTTAATTCTATAATACCAGTAACGTTAAATCGCCTAAATAAATTGAAGGCGATTTTTTTCTTTCATCAGAAGTAACACATTAACATTGTTTATGTATCCTATTTCAGTTAACCGATGCGGAAATGAAAGTTCTCGTTAACCGATATGTTAGAGAACCATTTTATACAAGTTGATTTTATTACAGGTGCAAAAGTAGTTCCCATTCCTAAGAAGGCATCAAGCTTGATGAGAAAGTCTTTTTAAGAGGAATGGTGGCAAAATTGAGAATTTATAAAGTGTGGGGTGTGCAAAACAAGCGGTTTTACAGGAGAAATTAGTTGGCATGGTTTTTGCATATATAAATAAGAGTAAATCAAGAAAGGAGGGAGAGCTGAATGGCCAAATATTCAGCTTTGTTGGTAAGAGTCTCAGGAGATAATGACGACTATTCAAGTACTCCTCTCCATTGTTTTTAGGAACTATTGTCGGATTCGTACTTGGTTTGCTCGGCAGATGTGGATCAATTTACGGACGATATGGAATATATCACCGTGAATCCTGGTGCAAACGAATATTCCTGATGTATTTACGTGCGGATAAATACGGCCAAGCAATTATTGCTGCAGGAAGTGGTTGTATGGCTGCTCTGGATTGCGAAAGATATCTTGATGCAAGAGCGATATCAAGTAATGGAGACAACAGTATAACATTGAGAACAAAATATAGGGAGGATTGTAATTATGAAAGAGATCAAAACCGAGCAAGAGTTTGACGAGGCGATTTTATCAACAAAACCGGTTGTTGCCAAATTTTATGTTGAATGGTGCCCAGACTGTCAGAGTACCAATTTATTCATGCCAATTGTAGAAGAAGCGTATAAAGAAAAAATAGATATGATCGCAGTAAATCGAGACCATTTTCCGGAACTATTAGAGAAGCTAGATGTGTATGGAATTCCAAGCTTTATTGCTTTTCAAGAAGGGAAGGAACTTAATCGCTTTGTAAGTAAAAGCGGAAAAAGCCAGGAAGAGGTTGAACAGTTTCTCAATCATATCGTAGAAGAAAGTGGAAAATTAAAAAGATAATCATTTTTTACTAGTATTTAATTGGGAGGGTGCCTATCCAAAAAGATTTCGGTGCCGCTTCCATCAAATCCAATACTGAAACTCAATTAGAGCTGCTCTACTTTGTAACGTTAATCAGAGACCCGCATTAATCTGAAGCCAATAAATATTCAAAATAACCGGTTTTATCAACCTATTTTTTGCATAGTAACAATACAGCGTTTAGTTCTGGAAGAGAAGAATATATAGCTTTTCAATATAACTTTTTTGCTTTAGGGGATTATGCTCGGACTTGTTGGAGGGGGAGCTGTCGGCGAAACAAGCTAATCATTATTGTTGAAGCGTTAGATTGGTGAGCTACTTTATAAATTGGAGATGAGGTGCTTGGAATGGCAAAGATGAAGAATGAAAAACATTACAAAATTTTGATTGTAGGAGGTGGCAGTGCCGGAATTACGGTTGCAGCCCGCCTTTTGCGTGAATCACGTACTCTTAGCGGAAACATTGCCATCATTGACCCTGCCACGAAACATTATTATCAGCCATTATGGACACTTGTAGGAGCTGGTGAAGCTGACAAAACTGTGACACAAAGGGAGGAAGCATCCGTTATTCCGAACGGAGCCGTGTGGGTACAGGATGCGGTTACCACATTTGAGCCCGATGAAAATGTTGTTGTAACAGCATCCGGAAAGAAACTGCACTACGAATACCTAGTTGTTGCAGCCGGGATTCAAATTGACTGGCATAAAATCAAAGGTTTAAAAGAGAGTATTGGAAAGAATGGAGTATGTAGTAATTACTCTTATGATCATGTTGATAGCACCTGGGAGGCGATCAGAAACTTCAAGGGGGGGACTTCCATTTTCACCAATCCGAACACGCCGGTAAAATGCGGTGGGGCTCCTCAAAAAATAATGTATATGGCAGAGGACTATTTCAAAAAATCAGGAGTTCGCCAGCAATCTTCGGTTATTTTTGTTTCAGGGAACCCATCCATATTCAATGTGAAAAAATATGAACAGGCACTAAATAAAATAATTGAACGAAAAGAAATAGAGACGTATTTTTTGCATCATCTTGTTGAAATTGATGGTGACAAGAAGCGAGCGACATTTGAAAACCTGAACACAGAAGAGCGCGTGAATATGCACTATGACATGATACATGTGGTACCACCCATGAGCGCTCCCGATTTTATCAAGAATAGTTCGCTCGCGGATAGTAATGGGTGGCTGAATGTGGACAAATATACACTTCAGCATCAACACTATGACAATGTATTCGGCATAGGGGATTGCACAAACCTGCCTACGTCGAAAACGGGGGCTGCAATTCGCAAACAAGCGCCAGTGCTTGTGCAAAATTTACTTCATCGGATGCGTGCCAAACTTATGGTTCATAAATATGACGGCTATACGTCATGTCCGCTTGTTACCGGATATGGGCGGCTTATACTGGCTGAGTTCAATTATGATTTACAGCCGCAAGAAACCTTTCCAATCGATCAATCCCGTGAGAGGCTCAGTATGTATTTATTGAAGAAAAACTTGCTTCCCATTATGTATTGGAACGGAATGCTTAAAGGAAAGATGTAAAAACGTTGATGGCCATAACAAAACAAAAGTATCCGAGGTGCCTGAAAGGAGAAGGATTTATGCTATTAAAGTATTTTTATGATGATAAACTGGCTCAAGCTTCATACCTTGTGGGATGTCAGGCTACTGGCGAAGCGATCATTGTTGATCCGTCACGTAATATAGAACCTTATATTAAAACGGCTGGAGCACATGGTGTGCGGATCGTGGGTGTAACGGAAACGCACATCCACGCGGATTTTTTATCTGGTTCACAGGAGCTAGCTTCAAGGCTTGGGGCCACATTGTATTTGTCTGATGAAGGAGGGGCGGACTGGAAATATGAGTACGCAACTGGGTATGAACACTGCCTTCTAAAAAATGGAGACGTATTTTCCATTGGGAATATCAATTTTGAGGTGGTACATACACCAGGACACACACCTGAACATATATCGCTGCTCGTAACAGATGGGGGTGCATCTACCAAGGATCCGCTCGGCATATTTACCGGAGATTTTGTATTTGTGGGTGATGTGGGGCGTCCCGACTTATTAGAAAAAGCCGCAGGGGTGCACGCTTCCTCGGGAAAAATGGCAAGCATGATGTATCGATCTCTGCAGCAGTTTAAAAACCTTCCTGACTATCTGCAAGTATGGCCAGGACATGGAGCGGGCAGTGCCTGTGGAAAAGCGCTAGGTGCAATCCCGTCGTCAACCATCGGATATGAAAAACGGACAAATTGGGCATTGCAATATGATAATGAGGATCGCTTTATAGAAGCGCTGTTGGCTGGACAGCCGGAGGCACCCCCTTATTTTTCAATGATGAAGTGGTTGAATAAAGAGGGAGCGCAGCAAATTAGAAGGATGGCAACACCACATCATATGGAGGTTTCAATAGATATTGTGCAGGAATGGACGGAACAGGGAATTGTCGTTGATACGCGTCCAGCCAGCGAATTTGCCACCAAGCATATACGAGGGGTAATGAATATCCCTTATAACAAATCATTTGTAACGTGGGCGGGATGGTTGTTGGATTATGACCAGCCTATATATCTTCTAGCATGCAATGCTGATGTTGCAGGTATTGTAAAAGATCTCCAGTCCATTGGGTTGGATCGCGTCATTGCAACAATGGATCCAAATATCATTGAGCAGGCAGGAGAATCCGATTCGCGTGTTATGAATTATGAAGAAGTGACAATGGACATGGTAGAAGACGCCATTCAGACAGAAAGCATATATGTGCTAGATGTCCGAAGCATGAACGAATGGAAGGAAGGCCATTTTCCACAAGCTAATCACGTCATGCTTGGTCATTTACAAGAACAGGCACCTAAACTTCCACATGATAAACCAATTTTGGTTTATTGCAAAACCGGAGGAAGATCAGCCATCGCTGCAAGCCTTCTGCAAGTTCATGGTTTTAAGGAAGTAAAAAGTCTTGTAGGCGGTTATGAAGAATGGAGTAAACAGAAGAAGTTGCCACCCACTAGAGAAGTTAAATGAAATCTTTGAATTTTATCATCCATGCAAAAATTTTACCATGATTGCAAATGTGTAAATGCTTATGATCAGAGGGTTTTTAAAAATGACCGCGGTATAAGGGGATTCGACCAAGTAATTCTATAAAAATAAGGAGATTTTATAGGAGAAATGGGTTGGCATGACAATTGCATATATAAAAGAGGCAAGGTACACAAGCAAACATGAGAAGGAGAGATACTCGATGAAATATAATTTTGACCAAGAAATCCGTCGACTGAACACTGACTGCGAAAAGTGGGATGATCTTGAAAATCATTTTGGTGTAAAGGATGTTATACCGATGTGGGTGGCCGATATGGATTTTCAGTCTCCACAACCTATCATCGAAGCATTAAAACAACGTGTGGAGCACGGTGTTTATGGCTACACGCTTAGACCGGACTCGTACATGGAATCCATTGTTGGCTGGCTGAAAAGAAGACATCGATGGTCCATTGAGAAAGAATGGATTACCCACAGCCCAGGAGTGATTCCAGCTCTCTCGTTGGCGATTCAGTCCTTCACGCAGACAGGGGACAAAATAATTATCCAACCTCCTGTATACCATCATTTTGCCCGTGTGATCCAAGCGAATGGCCGTGAAATTGTAAACAACCCGCTTAAGCTTGAAAATGGGCGTTATTTAATAGATTTCGAAGACCTGGAGGCAAAGATAGATTCATCGGTAAAAATGTTGATTCTGTGCAGTCCACATAACCCGATCGGAAGGGTATGGAGCAAAGAAGAATTGACGAGACTGGGGCAGCTTTGTATGAAGCACAATATTCTCGTTGTCGCAGATGAAATTCATTTTGACTTTGTTTATAAGACACATACCCATATTCCTTTTGCTTCTATATCAGAAGAGTTTGCGAACCATTCTCTTACCTGCATTGCTCCAAGCAAAACTTTTAACCTAATGGGTGTGCAGACGTCAAGTATCATTATTCCAAATCAGCAACTGCGCGATAGGTATGAACGGGAACTTCATACATTATCCATTGGTTCGCCGAACATATTTGGCGTTGTTGCGTTAGAGGCTGCTTACCGACACGGAGAAGAATGGCTGGATCAGCTCCTTGAATATTTGCAGGGGAATTTGGAGTTCACCATGAATTACTTCAGCAAAAACATCCCGCAAATCAAAGTCATCCAGCCTGAAGGCTCCTACCTTGTATGGCTTGATTGCCGGGAATTGGGAGTTGAAGAAATGGATCAATTTATGTTGCACCGGGCAAGGGTTGCAATGAATGAAGGGCAGATTTTCGGTATGGAAGGTGAAGGGTTTATGCGGCTCAATATTGCTTGTCCACGTTCGATGTTGAAAAATGCTCTGGGTGGCATAGAAAAAGCTGTCTCCTCTTTGTGCAAAGCGTAGAAATTTATTTTATAATAAATTTATTTTATTATTCATAAAGCGCAATAGCAAAGGAGGATAATATGGCAGGCTTTATCGGCATGCAGCAGTTTATTCAAGATTACGCTGAGAACACAGCAGGAATCCTTGGACTGGATATAACCGTGCTTGATGAAAAGGGCGTTCGTATTAGCGGAACTGGCTACTATAAAGATCTCATTGGCAAAACGGCTCCGGAAGGCTCCTTTTTCAGAATGATATTGGAAACAGGGGAGCCTGGAGTGGTTTACGATGTGAAAAAAGATGAGTCGCAGTGTAGGAGTTGTAAATTCGTAAATCAATGCAAAGAACTCGCTACAATCGGGTTTCCAATTGTAAAGCAAGACAAACCGGTTGGCGTCATAGGCATGATTGGTTTTTCCCATGAACAAAAGGAGAAAATGATTATAGAATCAGAGAATCTGATACAGTTTCTCCGCAATGTTAGTACATTGTTAGTCAATAAATTAGCAATGCTGGACCCTGATAAAGAACCGGGTTGCAAAATTCAAGAAGAGATACCTATTCCCCAAAAAGCTATTTCTTTTGAAAACATTCTTGGGAAAGATTCCGGGCTTCAAGATGTTATTAAAAAAGCTAGACGGATTATAAACAGCCCATCCACTGTTTTGATAAGGGGAGATAGCGGTACGGGAAAGGAATTATTAGCCAAAGCGATTCATTTTGAAAGCAAGCGCCGAATGCATTCATTTGTGGCAGTAAATTGCGCAGCCATACCTGAGAGCTTATTGGAAAGTGAGTTGTTTGGTTACGAGGGCGGATCATTTACCGGCTCGAGTAGGAATGGGAAGATGGGGAAATTTGAATTAGCGCACAAAGGAACCATTTTTCTTGATGAAATTGGTGATATGCCGCTTTTCTTGCAGCCAAAGTTATTACGGGTTTTACAAGAAAGAGAGATTGAAAGAATCGGTGGAAAAAAAGCAATCGAGATTAATGTACGGGTGATTGCAGCCACTCACCGAAACTTAGAGGAAATGGTGCGAAACGGTACCTTTCGCGAAGATTTATATTATCGTCTCAATGTCCTCCCTCTCCATACCAAACCTTTGAGAGAACGGCGTGATGACATCACTTTGTATCTCGAACATTTCATTCATAAACATTGTATGATCATGCAAAGGAATCCAATGAGACTTGACCCCATGCTGGAGCGATGGCTTATTGGCTATGATTGGCCTGGTAATATACGGCAATTGGAAAACGCCGTAGAATATATGATCAATATGGCCGAATCGGATATTGTGGGCTTTCAAGATTTACCTGACTATCTCTTTCAACAGGACCATCTCTCTGTTGAGTGCAATGGATTAAGCTTAGAACAAATGATTTCAGAATATGAAAAAGAAGTAATCCAGAGCTATTTCCTGGCTGAAAAATATCGAAATGATAAAGAACAAATTGCCAGGGAACTACAGATTAGCCTATCTACCCTATATCGCAAGTTGGAAAAGTATAAATTATGTTAAATTCATCTATTTTACTAATTAAAATTAATGCGGGAGAGTGCTTATAGCATTTTCTCGGCTGAATTAAAAGCGGAGGGCAGAGGTATTTTGATAATTGACCGAAAATTATAAAAATGTTTCAATAAAGACATTTTTTAAAAGAACAACAAGATGAACCTGCATACCAATTGTATTTGAACTATGAGTAGACAGGGGGATACACTATGGGAAAATTAGAAGCAGAGATAAGTAACACCCTAGAAGAGCGAAATTCAAAAGGATCATTACAAAGGAAGCTGCAATCCAGACATTTAACGATGATGGCCATTGGTGGTGCAATTGGAACTGGATTGTTTGTATCCAGCGGATCGACGATTAGCACTGCGGGGCCGGGAGGAGCGCTTGCTGCATATATTCTGGTAGGAATCATGGTCTATTTTGTCATGAATAGTTTAGGAGAACTGTCGGCCTTCTTACCGGTTCCGGGGGCTTTTGACATTTATGCCTCAAAGTATATTGATCCTGCGTTAGGCTTTGCGTTAGGTTGGAACTATTGGTATACAACCGCAATAACGGTTCCTGCAGATTTGGTGGCCTCTACTCTTATTATGAAGTATTGGTTCCCGGACTCACCTTCTATCTTGTGGAGCGCACTTTTTCTGGGTTTGTTGCTAATCTTAAATGTTTTATCAGTCAAGGCATATGGGGAAAGTGAATACTGGTTTGCCGGTATTAAGGTCATCTCGATCATCGTGTTTCTCGTTATTGGGGTTGCCATGATTTTTGGAATTATGGGAGGACATACGGTCGGGTTCAGTAACTTTACCCAAGGAGATGCTCCTTTCCATGGCGGGCTTGTATCTATCTTTAGTGTTGTGCTCATCGCGGGCTTTGCATTCCAGGGAACGGAGGTGATTGCGACGGCAGCCGGTGAAACCGAAAATCCATCGAAAAACGTACCGAAAGCGATTCGGTCAATCTTCTGGAGAATCCTTATTTTCTACGTGTTGACGATTTTTGTTATCGGTTTGATTATCCCTTATACGGATCCAAACCTGCTTAAATCCGGCGTTCAAAATGTATCTATCAGTCCTTTTACGCTCGTTCTTCAGAGAGCTGGGTTGGCATTTGCCGCTTCCGTCATGAATGCAGTGCTTCTTACCTCTGTATTATCAGCTGCAAATTCAGCAATGTATGCTTCTTCACGTATGCTATGGGCACTGGCGAAAGAAGGAAAGGCACCACGCATCTTTGCAAGTCTTAACAGGAAGGGAATTCCCATGTGGGCCCTTTGTACAACTGCTTTTATAGGGCTTGCCTCTTTTTTGGCTTCCCTTTTTGGAAATGGTTCCGTTTTTATTTGGTTGGTAAATGCTTCAGCCCTTACCGGATTTATCAAATGGTTCGGGATTGCCGTTAGTCATTACCGCTTTCGTAAGGCCTATGTAGCCCAAGGCAGAGATCTAAATGAATTGCCGTTTAAAGCCAAATGGTACCCTCTGGGTCCGGTTATCACACTATTATTTTTTGTGGTT
This window encodes:
- a CDS encoding amino acid permease; the encoded protein is MGKLEAEISNTLEERNSKGSLQRKLQSRHLTMMAIGGAIGTGLFVSSGSTISTAGPGGALAAYILVGIMVYFVMNSLGELSAFLPVPGAFDIYASKYIDPALGFALGWNYWYTTAITVPADLVASTLIMKYWFPDSPSILWSALFLGLLLILNVLSVKAYGESEYWFAGIKVISIIVFLVIGVAMIFGIMGGHTVGFSNFTQGDAPFHGGLVSIFSVVLIAGFAFQGTEVIATAAGETENPSKNVPKAIRSIFWRILIFYVLTIFVIGLIIPYTDPNLLKSGVQNVSISPFTLVLQRAGLAFAASVMNAVLLTSVLSAANSAMYASSRMLWALAKEGKAPRIFASLNRKGIPMWALCTTAFIGLASFLASLFGNGSVFIWLVNASALTGFIKWFGIAVSHYRFRKAYVAQGRDLNELPFKAKWYPLGPVITLLFFVVFIFGQTLFFGHQIGWAEILATYIGLPIFLLLWLGYKIIKKTKMVPLMECDFERKE
- a CDS encoding MalY/PatB family protein, coding for MKYNFDQEIRRLNTDCEKWDDLENHFGVKDVIPMWVADMDFQSPQPIIEALKQRVEHGVYGYTLRPDSYMESIVGWLKRRHRWSIEKEWITHSPGVIPALSLAIQSFTQTGDKIIIQPPVYHHFARVIQANGREIVNNPLKLENGRYLIDFEDLEAKIDSSVKMLILCSPHNPIGRVWSKEELTRLGQLCMKHNILVVADEIHFDFVYKTHTHIPFASISEEFANHSLTCIAPSKTFNLMGVQTSSIIIPNQQLRDRYERELHTLSIGSPNIFGVVALEAAYRHGEEWLDQLLEYLQGNLEFTMNYFSKNIPQIKVIQPEGSYLVWLDCRELGVEEMDQFMLHRARVAMNEGQIFGMEGEGFMRLNIACPRSMLKNALGGIEKAVSSLCKA
- a CDS encoding sigma-54 interaction domain-containing protein, giving the protein MAGFIGMQQFIQDYAENTAGILGLDITVLDEKGVRISGTGYYKDLIGKTAPEGSFFRMILETGEPGVVYDVKKDESQCRSCKFVNQCKELATIGFPIVKQDKPVGVIGMIGFSHEQKEKMIIESENLIQFLRNVSTLLVNKLAMLDPDKEPGCKIQEEIPIPQKAISFENILGKDSGLQDVIKKARRIINSPSTVLIRGDSGTGKELLAKAIHFESKRRMHSFVAVNCAAIPESLLESELFGYEGGSFTGSSRNGKMGKFELAHKGTIFLDEIGDMPLFLQPKLLRVLQEREIERIGGKKAIEINVRVIAATHRNLEEMVRNGTFREDLYYRLNVLPLHTKPLRERRDDITLYLEHFIHKHCMIMQRNPMRLDPMLERWLIGYDWPGNIRQLENAVEYMINMAESDIVGFQDLPDYLFQQDHLSVECNGLSLEQMISEYEKEVIQSYFLAEKYRNDKEQIARELQISLSTLYRKLEKYKLC